The genomic DNA TGCACTAACCTTCTTTTTTCCATTTGTGCGTAATTTGAAATTATTCCATTTGTAAGGGCGCTGTTGCTCATTACTATTACTTCTCCATTGATACTTCTTATTCTTGAGGACCTTACTCCAACCCTCTCAACCATTCCAAGGACGCCATCAGATTTTATAAACTCACCTTTTTGAAAAGGTTTATCAAGTAAAATTGTTATGTATTCAAAAAACTCTTGAACTGGATCTTTCAAAGCTAATCCTGCTCCAATACCCCCTGCACTTAGTAGAGCCCAAATAGCAGTCATTTGAACACCTATATTTTGTAAGAAAAAGATTGAACCAATAGTCCATGTCAATGCTTTTATTAAAGGAGTAAGTGAAGATATCATTGAGCTGATTGAGGAATCATTAATTTTCGATGTCGATTCTGTTAAAGATCTTATTAAAACTTTATTGAGAGCTTTTATAATTATTATCAATATAAATAATTTCAGAATATTCAATAATACAGTGATAAAAGTTATTTCATCAGCAAAAAAATAGTCAATTGAAAAATAAAATGAGAGGAGAAAACCTATTGGTTTAACAATTACCGAGATGACCTCAAAAATAAAATCATCAAAATTTGTTTTTGTACGTTTGGAGATCTTTTTGAAGAATATTTTTGAAAGTTTTGAAATTATTATTGACAATAAAATTCCAATAAAAAAAATAGATATTGCCAGAAGGAAGTTTTCAGTAACTAATTTCATATTTAAATAGAACTTAAAAATT from Prochlorococcus marinus XMU1402 includes the following:
- a CDS encoding mechanosensitive ion channel family protein; translated protein: MKLVTENFLLAISIFFIGILLSIIISKLSKIFFKKISKRTKTNFDDFIFEVISVIVKPIGFLLSFYFSIDYFFADEITFITVLLNILKLFILIIIIKALNKVLIRSLTESTSKINDSSISSMISSLTPLIKALTWTIGSIFFLQNIGVQMTAIWALLSAGGIGAGLALKDPVQEFFEYITILLDKPFQKGEFIKSDGVLGMVERVGVRSSRIRSINGEVIVMSNSALTNGIISNYAQMEKRRLVHKLGVIYETSPKTMKLIPIIIKKIVEETKDASFDRCHFTDFGDFSLNFELVYYIPTNNYLAAMEAQQSINLKIIEEFAVNNIEFAFPTQTLNIESNKAK